One Styela clava chromosome 4, kaStyClav1.hap1.2, whole genome shotgun sequence genomic window, GAAGTGCTGCATTATGGACAAAGAGGTTCAAAACAAAGAGCCATGAGTGCAAGATTCAACAAGACTGGGAACCAATTACTTTGTCTCCGACGTCGACAATGTCTTGCCTTGTATAATATCAGTGATAGTGTAAGTAAAATGACATCTTTTATGAAGCTCTTGTTTTGAACTTCATTCATTTTTCAGACAATTGATGGAGTTGACTAAAAATATGTTTATACTGTATCTGACTATCTGTATGTGTATATCGTAAAAttcatttcttgaaaaaatcTTTAGCTGATTGAAATCTAAGACAACAATGCTTATCTGAAAGCTGTTGCTGGAAtcaattgtaatttgtaaagTGATGGGAATAATGATACAATTGTATTTTGCTTATtgtatgatatatttttaaaataccatACATATCAAGAACGTGGTATTTTTCAATTTGCTCTTTTTTTATATGGTTCAGAAAAGTATTGCTGAATTTGATTGTGATGGATATTCAAATTACTGTACAATGAAAAGTTGCTGTTTTGCTGGTGACAAAGATCAGGTATGTGTCTGCGTtacttctataaaaaaaaacatagtaatGTTCTAAGGTATATGGACCAAATTTTGCATATCGAGTTCGCTGAAAAGATTATCGAACAAGCAATACGGAGGTGGTCAAGCAATACCATATGTTtaattggggctcccgaagtatgcgaaccaagatgtcggacatcagaatgtaatatgtgtactaggttagggttaggccataattttaggtataaatactacgagaggctcttggctcgtcttcgaactgataataggactaaaataaggaaaattggaaaaaaattatcgcctaaccctaacctgttacccatgttacgctccgatgtccgtcatcttggttcgcatacttcgggagcaccgttaaATTGATGgaggaaaaaataaataagaggAATAGCCTTCTAGAGACTTTCTCCATCATTTGAGTAGTGAAAATTTTTACATCATTGCGAaggaaaatgatattttcataacaacaacagAAATTTAGCGAAATGAAACATATGTACACTTTTTGTCAAAAAGTTATGGTCTCATATGCTGTTTATTGCACTTTTTTCCTGCAGTACAATTATACTACTTTGAGGTAATGCTATTACATAGATATATCTGGTGGTTGGTATTTGTTTaagtgaaattttatattaattttcaatCGACAGTATATTGTATCTGGATCTGATGACTTCGGTGTTTACATGTGGAAATTACCTGGAGAATATGAAGGAAAACGTCAACATGTTGGCAATGCTTTCAAGGTCCTAAGAGGACACCGGTCTATTGTTAATCAAGTAGGAACTTATGTTAAatcttttttgtaaatttaataaTGAACGATCATTTGCAGCAACAGTATTAAAACTGTAATATAGCATTATTTAATGTACGGTATATGCTATTTCTTTTAGTGCATTTCGCTTTCTATCAGTGTAATTTATGTTGCGTTTATTTGATTGACGAACTTAGGACAAATTGTAGACGTAGCCTCAAAATTATGACGAATCTTGAAAACGAGGACAAATTCATTTAATAACACGCAAGTAGTGAGCAAATAATAACCTTATTATGGATGGTATTATGGAATCTGAGAAACAGGTTAAGGACCTGAGTTGATTCCTATTAGTATGTGCCATCATGTTGAAATGCAAAAGTTCATGATTCAAGTCAGCAAGTTAAATAGTATCACATATGTACTTGGCCAATGATGCATGCAACCCTCAGCTGCTATTTTAGAAAACtcattttgaatttatactcTTGTTATTAGCATTAGTCCAGAAACAAATGTTCGGCACCTTAGTTATGGTGAGCTTCTCTGTCTGCCGGCTCTCACTAATTCGGAGCGTCCATTTAGGAAACTGGCATTGTAACGCATTTGATTTCGAATTGAAGTCCTGAATATTCATGGATTCGACATGAATCTTAGTCTGGATCAGAATCTTGGCCTATCCCTGGTGGGAAGCCCTGGTTCTACTGAAtgaatattgttattatattattgACTCAAAAGCTGTTTGTAGGTAAGGTTCAACAGACATTCAAATCTTCTTGTGTCCTGTGGTGTTGAGAAAATGGTCAAGTTATGGAGTACAGAGCGGTTACCTATGGGTGGTGGGGATGTTTTTCCAAGCTGTGAAAAACCTCGAAAACGATACTCTCACAATGAATACATCCAGCTTATATTTGAAAGGTTGGTAGCTCAATAGAATATTGTCTGTCCATTTGTTATATTAAACATTTCTTTGCTAGTAAGTAGTAAAGTACATATAACTGTAagtagagctcgaccgatatcgcTTTTTTgcaccgataccgataacgatatatcggccaactagtgaccgataaccgatattgacataccgatatctacaactcgaacccgcagtaaatacaaatagaaagaaacattcagtttcagtcaatcaaaagtttatgttgaaaaataaagcagtcctaCACAGTGCTTGCGTCATTAATAAAAGTTTCGCAGCAAATAATAAGAACACACATCAATGCACAAGAGAAAAAAAGGCAGTCAGTAAAAAGCTTATAGAAGTCCATTTTGATCCATACAGTAGTAGGTgggagtaggcttgcacgtaatttacggaattgtttggagttacggaagggaagttacaatttacgtaaagtcgtaattattggtcgagcgctttcgcgtttGAAACGTGCTCCTTccaagcagtcaattccgtcgattgtaaaaaatcaaagtttaacaagtagaagaagttagagttccggtattcgcagccgttttgaGCCGGCATGACGCATTGCCACCCCGTTTGAGCGTTTGGTTTCacggtcaaaacgatattattattagcgttatcaccgtaacgcaattagcaccgacagacttttttgtcttcacgatttggtatcttttttattcggcgctgataatgataaataagaatgtgcgatagttgattgtaattccgaaaggcgtttttttttttctttctctccgtgaaacagacatgaaacgaattttaccgccgctaTAAGCGCTCCAAGGAGAGGAGGCTAGGCtactttcttttcccgactcaatcacttttattaatacaaatcacagcgcattaaaaaacaaaatagaatttattagcattaatttacaacaatttacgggtaagaatttatcgccggctaaataattattatttgatttaaatttatcgcaaatagtgttataacatttaggccgcgaaatgatttgatataaaatggagcttggtaatcggaatatcgtcaataattcagcatcaataattattataaaatgctaactaggtagcaaagtcggataatgtaaaaaaacggagcaataacaagtcttcgtcgcgaggcaagcgcaggtataatcaaacgagaaaatacgcttgtcgttgattaataacttAGAACCCcgaattttttattcaatacgaaagtcgattttaaaaaaggcaactatcgtttcattaatatccgtataccattatcggtaatgataaaattgatcgcataaaattgggacggttaatttgcgaacgtgataaaggaaaatcaaagccaacacaattaaacaagataaaaatcagaataaattcaatttgaattcactccttggtatttgtctttaacatctgtcgccggcgtgtagtactgtcggtaatatgaaaaccaaactttgatgtcccattcggaaaagaagtggattcgaatggtttttatgataggtttaaacgtgtgaaaaaatatcgcaattacggggtcattacgtaatcaatttttccgtaattacggaattgatttttgtcgattacgtgcaagcctagtggggACGCAGGATATTCGAAGGCGAGGATTTTGCGCCGCACGAagagagaaatatagaagagaactctctgttcattgaaaggcaaaatgagagaagcgTAAAAAAGGAAaacgctcggccgcagatatttcccggggaaaaatactcattttttagaacgtggaaaagcgactaacgctgatatatatcggccagatatatcggccgattgggccgatatgatatatcggcaaacacgcaatatcggcccgatatatcggttggccgatatatcggtcgagctctaacTGTAAGGTTATGAATACTTTTAAGTAAAAGAATTGTTAAAGTAGtgttcaaattgttttttttgtcaATCTGTCAGAAGTATACCATATGGGAATTTTTCATACAAGCTGCTATGAAAGACTCTCACATAACTAGGATACACTTTTTTGTTATAGGGATTTGACTTAGCCATATGTCAGTGGATTAGTCCCATTGTATATGTCTCACAGAGGGGGTTATTCCAACATAAATTATATGATAATCTCATTTTCATAGTTCCGGAATGGTACATGATTATCATGCTGAAGATATGGAGGAAGATCCCAAAATGCTGGCATTTTTTGATAGTCTTGTTCAACATGAAGCTGACGATAGGACTTCCGATTCATCAAACTGTGATTCATCAGTGGCAATTCAGTTGTGAGTAAtaggttttttttttgattcagTGAATCTGTTAGTTCCGCTTATTTTTTGAAGTATCTCTGCAGGTACACTAATTGGCCCGTTAGTTCTCAGTTAATCTTCACATTTCCATTTGCAACAACCTGCCCCAGTCTGGTTCCAACTGCGACCCACTCAGATAACTACGGTACTCCAGTTCCAATTCCTGGTTGACGAAAATTTTGATCTATCTCTCTATTTTTGACCACAAGGCTAGCCttatataatttcatattgAAAATGCTCTATCAAGCTTCATTTGTTTCTGCTGTAAATTTTGACATTGATTACCGCCATGAGGAGTTTGAAGTTCAGACTCACAATAGCTCAAAATTTTTTCTTCAGCTTTGACTCTTGAGATTCCGGCTTGAAATCCAGATTCCTGTTCCGAAGGCCTGCTATGCTTCCATATCCTAATAAGGAAAATTAATCTCTCTCTCACTCACCAACCTAATTTTAAACCTTTTTCTAGGAATGATTACTTCAGCACTCATGAAGAAAATACGACCAATTCAGAGAGGTAACCTACCTAATCAGAGGCAActcattttttcataaaaatagcTACATACATCTAGTTGATGAATCATATTTAAATTCTTAATCTGGCTACAACTTGTCTTTAGCTTGacgttataaataaaatatttcagataaaaatcaCAAATGGTTTGGGGCAATATTGCAAGCCAGGCTGCTCAcagttttataaacaaaaatgcCTGATATAAAGTTAGCCCAGCATTTATTTTTCTTACTGCAATGTAAAACTTTTAAACTACAGTTTGACGAGCGATGATGGAGGACCTGCAAGTCTTGATACTTTGGGAATAGGTGATGcaacaactaataaatcagGTTAGTATTTTTTAGTTTTACTCATTTTCAAATTAGCTATTTAGCcaaaaaattcacaattttgcTCTGAATAATGTCCAAGCCAAGCAAACACTGAAACATAGAGCGCTACTATGTTTTGgaagttttcaaatatttttgacgtGAAAATAGCTCTTATAATTCTTTATGCACTTGGCACATGACAGTGCATTGTACTGGTGACCCCAAAAGCAGAATCATTTGAAACATAATCTGGAGAAAACATAACTTTGGTGTAGATCTTTCTAGATTATTGAAACTTTTGGGTGCATTCACAATTCACATGCAAACAGAAgttaaatgtatttttttttcatttttgtaggAGTAACTCATGGGTTATGCttctttttttattcattcttttaGTTTAACCCTACGATCATTACCCTCTTATATTTATGTCCAATGCCTCTTCTTCACTGCTTCGATGGTTATATTGATATCAAATTAACAATTATAGCTGCGCAAAAAGCATCGCAAAAGAAGCTTCGGAGATTACGAGAAAAGGTGAAGGAGGATAGTGATTGGCGGGTACAAGACTTTGAAGAGAAGTCCAGTTCTGAACTTCCTCGAACATCTTGTAGTAACTCTGACGAAAAACTTGAAGATGACCAACCTACCACTTCGACATCAGTGTCGAGCGCGAAAGTAATTTCTCCAGTAAAGACAAAACGTAGGAGAAAAGAGCGAGAGTCTGTCAAAGCGTGTTCAAGCGATACCAGTGATTCTGAAAATGAAGCAGCACGGACTAGACAAAGAAATGCACACAGACGTGTAAGACGGCCATTTAGAATATCACAGTCGAGTGATAATGGTAGTCCTAGTACGAGTGGATTATGTTCGAGCACATTTTCATTTAATAACATTGATCCACATTCCAATGGCCAATCATGAATCAAAGAGTTATTTTTTCCAATCATGTATGTGTAGTGGTTTGCGACctttatcaaaaattgtttcTGTACCAAGTTCTAGTTATCACACCCTggttattatttttgatttgagaaaaaatatttgattacggTTGCAAAACACTGCCATTTTGTGTATGATAAATACGATACACCTTGTTGCCTTAACCCTGTTGACGACCACTGAGTTTGCAAATCCTTATTATAGataaatattatgtttgtttaatttgttttgttatcATTATGTTCCTGCAAACTGCCTCGCACTTACCACTGCTAAACTATAATAAATGTTCTCGTTTTTTTGCAGCTATAGTTCTTCGTTGGTTTTAGTTGTCATAGTGTAATGGTAGGCTCATCGCGCTAAGCATTGGGAATACGCCCATCGTACTTCTGATCACCCTGCTTGGGTTTGCATGTTTGAATCCAGTGGGTGATAACGCCCATCGTAAATCTGATTACCCTGCTTGGGTTCGCATGTTTGAATCCAGTGGGTGCTGCCCGTGCTGTTACGGCTTCCACCACCACTAATCTGAACTGGCCACTAATTCCCAACAAGGACTGGAAACTAGAAGAGAGGTcgtggtacgccatatgattaatcagtcttatggacctttccccgagcatcgacttccttgtttacttcgtgacatcagcaagatgcaaaaagtgacgtaacaatgctccatTTTAGCATCCGCTCAGAcgggcgtggtcgtaaacatcaAAGTCCTTAtggtaaacattacctcgttttcgcgtttttgaactctattcgttggtttcagttgtgtttcgggaatttaaatataaaaactaagATAATTCaatcaatgatcactctgtcttcttaggagttttaatttaattgcagtaataaaaaattagtgtagaaatagctatgATAGACTgagctaaaattctttaccggtacttttaaaaaacagattgccGTAGACGATGGATCacaatgatggtttgaaacacataccccattttacaggtgccaactcgcgaaaccactcctaaaataagcccgaaaattttgcaatggtaaagtataggaagaatttttcggggtcaaaggtcggggaaaagtCTCTAGTTTCCTCttccctggataaatatgtaaatcttaacCATTAACAAATAGCCTAATCTGTGTGCTATTTAGCCATGGTATACCGGTTCGGTCAAGATACCAGGGCCAGCTCATTTGAGATTGAATTTTCCAACGAGAGCGAAGTTCGTCCATGTAATGTCGAAATTTGGAATCCGACTAGCGCGTACTGATATTTTTGTAAGTCTTATTGTGGCCATctgggcgctccggaagtatgtgcaccaagatggtgcacaacctgaacatataCGGCTGTGCGCCgtcttggtgtacatacttcgggagcaccaccATCTGGGTATTTACTCCGAAACCATGACTTTGAAAGAGGGGAGAATATAGAAACTACAATTGGTTATATGTATTTGGTGTATTGTGTTGtccctatttatatatattgtcttgtcttATAAACTCCCTTGTATAAACAGTTCTGTGTACTCCTCCCTTACCACTTTCGCCACACCAACCCATTGCCCCACCTTacacaactgtctgtataagGGACCATATCATATGCATATGTGTGGATACGAATTTTGATGAAGTTAATGTAATGGGATCCAAGTTACAACAGTCATTGACAGGTCCACTGAAATTTCTATTTGTGTAAAACTACACATATTCCACCTTTTTTTTTACGAGTTGTCAAAGCATGGAAGTTTGGATACCTGCTGTGAACTATTAGCGTTTTTCACATAAATATTAGGCTGTATAATAGAATGACTTCATGATGTAGGAACTGTTTCAAAGGGTCTTGTTTAAAGACCAGGGACAACCCCCACTGAACCTTTTGAGCTTGACTGAACCCAAATTAAAAAGAACTGATATAAAGCATCAAGAATCCTGAAACTCCGTCAACAAAACAAAGACCTTTAATACTAATCTCTACTGCAACCAATTTCTGACAAGCTATTCTTAAATATAAACAGTGGATGTACACAGAATTGAACAGCATATATTCTTGTTAACAAGTTTATTATTAACATTGTCAGCTTGAAGTTGACATTAATTCATTCAATATCTGCAATTTGTCTTCAACTTTTTGAGCCAAGTTTGCAAACTCTAGTTTTGATTCTTCATTCAACAAATCTTCCTCTTGTACCTGCAAGTGACAAAggcttttttttatatttaaagcCCATATTTTGGGGGTCAACATTATCCACTACCTTTCGAAATTGTGACATAGCTCGTAGAAAATAAGATAGACTTATCATGAAGTCAATTTCCGCATATTGGCCAATTTTCTATGTTTTTAaagcatattttaaaatagaggatgttcataaagtcttaaattttattaaattacaaAGGGAGTTTATCGACACCATATTCAGTTTCTTTAAATTAAAGGAGTTACAtaatcaaaacaaataaaaatctgGTTAGGATATATCAacaactgacttcataacaaaattgaaattgtaacatgATTTTATGAACACTCAGTACA contains:
- the LOC120326946 gene encoding DDB1- and CUL4-associated factor 5-like, translated to MERHPTIYLKNLQISGNTRASCLFHRKRLEDFESMYVQNLNAHYGCINALEFSNEDGNFLASGGDDKRVVLWNLTLAMLKPNYQPVVMHATHLSNIFCLTFNMTDDKLISSGNDGQVILHDLHTNNLVDVFMCDNSVYGLSSSPSNEHLVAAACEDGTVHIIDTRLTKADGLCLARRSSAFHSVMFSPVDHHLIATSHSRDGMALWDIRSPKKEVLHYGQRGSKQRAMSARFNKTGNQLLCLRRRQCLALYNISDSKSIAEFDCDGYSNYCTMKSCCFAGDKDQYIVSGSDDFGVYMWKLPGEYEGKRQHVGNAFKVLRGHRSIVNQVRFNRHSNLLVSCGVEKMVKLWSTERLPMGGGDVFPSCEKPRKRYSHNEYIQLIFESSGMVHDYHAEDMEEDPKMLAFFDSLVQHEADDRTSDSSNCDSSVAIQLNDYFSTHEENTTNSESLTSDDGGPASLDTLGIGDATTNKSAAQKASQKKLRRLREKVKEDSDWRVQDFEEKSSSELPRTSCSNSDEKLEDDQPTTSTSVSSAKVISPVKTKRRRKERESVKACSSDTSDSENEAARTRQRNAHRRVRRPFRISQSSDNGSPSTSGLCSSTFSFNNIDPHSNGQS